The following proteins come from a genomic window of Sphaerisporangium rubeum:
- a CDS encoding heparinase II/III family protein: protein MPRRTLALIVGLVLAGAVQVVPATAAVRQTAECQGDWLPATPTSEQVMAGEVQFLDLPPVKIGKRIDWNRSPYGNRSWDMVFSSLRWVGRLVADYETSGKEAYLSRATELIKSWVESNPRRGSRASRYAWQEHPIALRAPVLVCLSRHVKASWLTASMVDHGRELADPAKYEKGHNHGLDQDIALLRLGCRSGHKEWADLAIRRMTGTIRLDVDSQGALQEQAPRYGIYVYERLKVGMESIKDCGRKVPADIAKRWESLENYITHATQPNGFMVPIGDGAADVRPAGFDHPKQTVKVFKAGYVFGRTKWDDPEASYYSIRFGPGQKFHGHEDHLGVTYFAQGRDILVEAGFHSYERTGYRYWTMSPEAHNVPVVAGKPFRNRTPTSLVASNIKPDRQSYKLTDKAYGVPRYRSVLVDHDNPLMAVLDTAPGAQVRGYWHLDPALTPVSTASGRVVVKDKTGWKATVLQLSMPGCKPVTGQSVVRARTNPYQGWISPSYMRKVPASVIVSPAAKSLLTLTVPGTGDADVTCTASRVTVKTGDTTTSFRYSASGTLA, encoded by the coding sequence GTGCCCCGCCGGACCCTTGCGCTCATCGTCGGTCTCGTCCTCGCGGGGGCCGTCCAGGTCGTGCCTGCCACCGCCGCGGTCCGGCAGACGGCGGAATGCCAGGGGGACTGGCTCCCCGCAACGCCGACGTCCGAGCAGGTCATGGCGGGTGAGGTGCAGTTCCTCGACCTGCCGCCTGTGAAGATCGGCAAAAGGATCGACTGGAACCGCAGCCCGTACGGCAACCGCTCGTGGGACATGGTGTTCTCGTCGCTGCGCTGGGTCGGCCGGCTGGTCGCCGACTACGAGACCTCCGGCAAGGAGGCGTATCTCAGCCGCGCCACCGAGCTGATCAAGAGCTGGGTGGAGAGCAACCCCAGGCGCGGCTCGCGCGCCAGCCGGTACGCCTGGCAGGAGCACCCCATCGCGCTGCGGGCCCCGGTGCTGGTGTGCCTGAGCAGGCACGTGAAGGCGTCGTGGCTCACGGCGAGCATGGTGGACCACGGCCGTGAGCTGGCCGACCCCGCCAAGTACGAGAAGGGCCACAACCACGGCCTCGACCAGGACATCGCGCTGCTGCGGCTCGGCTGTCGCAGCGGCCACAAGGAATGGGCCGACCTGGCGATACGGCGGATGACCGGGACCATCCGGCTTGATGTGGACAGCCAGGGTGCGTTGCAGGAGCAGGCCCCTCGGTACGGCATCTATGTGTACGAACGGCTCAAGGTCGGCATGGAGTCCATCAAGGACTGCGGCCGTAAGGTGCCGGCGGACATCGCCAAGCGGTGGGAGAGCCTGGAGAACTACATCACCCACGCGACCCAGCCGAACGGCTTCATGGTGCCGATCGGGGACGGCGCCGCCGACGTCCGGCCGGCCGGTTTCGACCACCCGAAGCAGACGGTGAAGGTGTTCAAGGCCGGTTACGTCTTCGGCCGCACCAAGTGGGACGACCCCGAGGCGTCGTACTACTCGATCCGGTTCGGCCCCGGCCAGAAGTTCCACGGCCACGAGGACCACCTCGGTGTCACGTACTTCGCGCAGGGCCGCGACATCCTGGTGGAGGCCGGTTTCCACTCCTACGAACGCACCGGTTACCGCTACTGGACCATGTCCCCCGAGGCCCACAACGTCCCCGTGGTCGCCGGCAAACCGTTCCGCAACCGCACCCCCACGTCTCTGGTGGCCTCGAACATCAAGCCGGACCGCCAGTCCTACAAGCTGACCGACAAGGCCTACGGCGTCCCGAGGTACCGTTCGGTCCTCGTCGACCACGACAACCCCCTGATGGCCGTACTCGACACCGCCCCCGGCGCTCAGGTCCGCGGCTACTGGCACCTCGACCCGGCCCTCACCCCGGTCTCCACCGCATCCGGCCGCGTGGTCGTCAAGGACAAGACCGGCTGGAAGGCCACCGTCCTCCAGCTCTCCATGCCGGGCTGCAAGCCGGTGACCGGCCAGTCGGTGGTCCGAGCACGCACCAACCCCTACCAGGGCTGGATCTCCCCGTCCTACATGCGCAAGGTCCCCGCCTCCGTCATCGTCTCCCCCGCCGCCAAGTCCTTGCTCACCCTGACCGTCCCCGGCACCGGCGACGCGGACGTCACCTGCACGGCGTCCCGCGTCACGGTCAAGACCGGCGACACGACCACCAGCTTCCGCTACTCGGCGTCCGGCACCCTGGCGTAG
- a CDS encoding VOC family protein has product MDIRHPGTQRSLHLVVHGIDKALATFIERGAEVGEIYDVGHGVTYANFADPDGNTWTLQHMPWRI; this is encoded by the coding sequence TTGGACATCAGGCATCCGGGGACGCAGCGGAGCCTCCACCTGGTCGTCCACGGCATCGATAAGGCCCTCGCCACATTCATCGAACGCGGCGCCGAGGTCGGTGAGATCTACGACGTCGGCCACGGCGTCACTTACGCGAACTTCGCCGACCCGGACGGCAACACCTGGACGCTTCAGCACATGCCGTGGCGGATCTGA
- the cimA gene encoding citramalate synthase, with product MADDRFHVYDTTLRDGAQQEGLSLTVADKLVVARQLDRLGVGFIEGGWPGANPKDTEFFRRARTELDLKHAQLAAFGATRRAGVRAADDPLVAALRESGAPIVTLVAKSHDRHVELALRTTLEENLAMIRDTVSHLRTEGQRVFLDAEHFFDGYKSNPAYALEVLRVAAEAGADVVALCDTNGGMLPEELADVVHEAVGTGARVGIHCHDDTGCAVANSLAAVRAGATHVQGCANGYGERSGNANLFTVVANLQLKRGFDLVPPQALAEMTSIAHAISEVTNVTPNSHQPYVGVSAFAHKAGLHASAIKVDPNLYQHIDPAQVGNDMRMLVSDMAGRASVELKGKELGYTLTADQSRDLVARVKELESAGHTFEAADASFELLLRDTVNGDRRRHFTVESWRVIVERRPGGDVVSEATVKLLTKGERIVATGEGNGPVNALDRAVRLALERLYPELAAVELIDFKVRILEGTHGTDAITRVLITSSDSTGEWATVGVDENIIEASWQALEQAVTYGLLRAGHPA from the coding sequence ATGGCCGACGACCGGTTCCATGTGTACGACACGACGCTGCGTGACGGCGCTCAACAGGAGGGCCTGTCCCTCACCGTCGCGGACAAGCTCGTCGTGGCGCGCCAGCTCGACCGGCTCGGCGTCGGCTTCATCGAGGGCGGCTGGCCCGGCGCCAACCCCAAGGACACCGAGTTCTTCCGGCGGGCTCGGACCGAGCTCGACCTGAAGCACGCGCAGCTCGCCGCGTTCGGCGCGACCCGCCGGGCCGGTGTGCGAGCGGCCGACGACCCCCTGGTCGCCGCACTGCGCGAATCGGGTGCCCCGATCGTGACCCTTGTCGCCAAGAGTCACGACAGGCACGTGGAGCTGGCCCTCCGTACGACCCTGGAGGAGAACCTCGCGATGATCCGCGACACGGTCTCCCACCTTCGTACGGAGGGGCAGCGGGTCTTCCTGGACGCCGAGCACTTCTTCGACGGCTACAAGTCCAACCCCGCGTACGCGCTCGAAGTGCTGCGGGTCGCCGCCGAGGCCGGGGCCGACGTCGTCGCGCTGTGCGACACCAACGGCGGCATGCTCCCCGAGGAACTCGCCGACGTCGTCCACGAGGCCGTCGGCACCGGAGCGCGCGTCGGCATCCACTGCCACGACGACACCGGCTGCGCCGTCGCCAACTCCCTGGCCGCCGTGCGGGCCGGCGCCACCCACGTCCAGGGCTGCGCCAACGGCTACGGCGAACGCTCAGGCAACGCCAACCTGTTCACCGTGGTCGCCAACCTCCAGCTCAAGCGGGGCTTCGACCTGGTGCCGCCGCAGGCGCTCGCCGAGATGACGAGCATCGCGCACGCCATCAGCGAGGTCACCAACGTCACCCCCAACTCGCACCAGCCGTACGTCGGCGTCTCCGCCTTCGCGCACAAGGCCGGCCTGCACGCCAGCGCCATCAAGGTCGACCCCAACCTGTACCAGCACATCGACCCCGCACAGGTCGGCAACGACATGCGCATGCTGGTCTCCGACATGGCCGGCCGCGCCTCGGTCGAGCTGAAGGGCAAGGAACTCGGCTACACCCTCACCGCCGACCAGTCCCGCGACCTGGTGGCCCGCGTCAAGGAACTGGAGTCCGCCGGCCACACCTTCGAGGCCGCCGACGCGTCCTTCGAGCTCCTCCTGCGCGACACCGTCAACGGCGACCGCCGCCGCCACTTCACCGTCGAGTCCTGGCGCGTCATCGTGGAACGCCGTCCCGGCGGCGACGTCGTCAGCGAGGCCACGGTCAAGCTCCTCACCAAGGGCGAGCGCATCGTCGCCACCGGCGAAGGCAACGGCCCCGTCAACGCGCTCGACCGCGCCGTCCGCCTCGCGCTGGAACGCCTCTACCCCGAGCTCGCCGCCGTCGAGCTCATCGACTTCAAGGTCCGCATCCTCGAAGGCACCCACGGCACCGACGCCATCACCCGCGTCCTCATCACCTCAAGCGACTCCACCGGCGAATGGGCCACCGTAGGCGTCGACGAGAACATCATCGAAGCCTCCTGGCAGGCCCTGGAACAGGCCGTCACCTACGGCCTCCTGCGCGCCGGCCACCCCGCCTGA
- a CDS encoding O-methyltransferase has product MKAFSFITPAVAEYVANHTTPPDDVLKELVEETVAATDKRAVMQISPEQGTFLTMLTRISGAMNAVEVGTFTGYSSICIARGLPEGGRLTCFDVSEEWTAIARRYWEKAGVADRVELRLGNAVDGLAEFPIRPEIDLAFIDADKPGYPAYYEAIMTRLKRGGIVLADNTLRHGSVADYTDGEAAVMRDFNTHVLNDPRVTSTILPVADGLTLAIRN; this is encoded by the coding sequence ATGAAGGCTTTCTCGTTCATCACTCCCGCCGTGGCCGAGTACGTGGCGAACCACACGACCCCGCCGGACGACGTGCTCAAGGAGCTCGTCGAGGAGACCGTCGCGGCCACGGACAAGCGCGCCGTGATGCAGATATCGCCTGAACAGGGCACCTTCCTCACGATGCTCACCCGCATCAGCGGCGCCATGAACGCGGTCGAGGTCGGCACCTTCACCGGATACTCCTCGATCTGCATCGCCAGAGGGCTGCCTGAGGGAGGCCGGCTGACCTGTTTCGACGTCAGCGAGGAGTGGACGGCGATCGCGCGCAGGTACTGGGAGAAGGCGGGGGTGGCCGACCGCGTCGAACTGCGGCTCGGCAACGCCGTCGACGGCCTGGCCGAGTTCCCGATCCGTCCCGAGATCGACCTGGCGTTCATCGACGCCGACAAACCGGGCTACCCGGCGTACTACGAGGCGATCATGACCCGCCTGAAGAGAGGCGGCATCGTGCTGGCCGACAACACCCTGCGCCACGGCAGCGTCGCCGACTACACCGACGGCGAGGCCGCCGTCATGCGCGACTTCAACACGCACGTGCTGAACGACCCGCGCGTGACCAGCACCATTCTCCCCGTCGCCGACGGACTCACGCTGGCCATCAGGAACTGA
- a CDS encoding branched-chain amino acid aminotransferase: MFDMTTAPQLSFDVQQSESARTPAERERVLADPGFGTHFTDHMISIDFTEGRGWHDARLTPYGPLTLDPATSVFHYAQELFEGLKAYRQAGGSIVTFRPYSNAARFNQSAARMAMPELPEDVFVESLELLVQKDREWVPTTEGHSLYLRPFMIATQPALGVNYPSRTYRFMVIASPAGAYFTGGVKPVSVWLSRDYTRAAPGGTGFAKCGGNYAAAFVAQRQAVENGCDQVVWLDAFEHRYVEEMGGMNLFFVYGDRLLTPALTGTLLPGITRDSVLTLAADLGLKAEEGKLSIEEWRAGCESGELTEVFACGTAAVITPVGSVKGTDGGWTVGDGTPGPLTMRLRESLMAVQYGTAPDPHDWVHKIC, translated from the coding sequence ATCTTCGACATGACCACCGCTCCGCAGCTCAGCTTCGACGTGCAGCAATCCGAGTCCGCGCGCACTCCGGCCGAGCGCGAGCGCGTACTCGCCGACCCGGGGTTCGGCACCCATTTCACCGATCACATGATCAGCATCGACTTCACCGAGGGCCGCGGCTGGCACGACGCGCGCCTCACGCCGTACGGCCCGCTGACCCTGGACCCCGCCACGTCGGTGTTCCACTACGCGCAGGAGCTGTTCGAGGGCCTGAAGGCCTACCGGCAGGCCGGCGGCTCGATCGTGACGTTCCGGCCCTACTCGAACGCGGCGCGCTTCAACCAGTCGGCGGCCCGCATGGCGATGCCGGAGCTCCCCGAGGACGTGTTCGTCGAGTCGCTCGAACTGCTCGTGCAAAAAGACCGCGAGTGGGTGCCGACCACCGAGGGCCACAGCCTGTACCTGCGACCCTTCATGATCGCAACGCAGCCGGCCCTCGGCGTGAACTACCCCTCCAGGACCTACCGGTTCATGGTCATCGCCTCACCCGCCGGAGCCTACTTCACCGGCGGCGTGAAGCCCGTCTCGGTCTGGCTGTCGCGCGACTACACCCGCGCGGCCCCCGGCGGCACCGGGTTCGCCAAGTGCGGCGGCAACTACGCCGCGGCGTTCGTCGCGCAGCGCCAGGCGGTGGAGAACGGCTGCGACCAGGTGGTGTGGCTCGACGCCTTCGAGCACCGCTACGTGGAGGAGATGGGAGGCATGAACCTCTTCTTCGTGTACGGCGACCGTCTCCTCACCCCCGCGCTCACCGGCACTCTGCTTCCCGGCATCACCCGTGACTCGGTGCTGACCCTCGCGGCCGACCTCGGGCTCAAGGCCGAGGAAGGCAAGCTCTCGATCGAGGAGTGGCGGGCCGGCTGCGAGTCCGGCGAGCTGACCGAGGTCTTCGCCTGCGGCACCGCCGCGGTGATCACCCCGGTCGGCAGCGTCAAGGGCACCGACGGCGGCTGGACCGTCGGCGACGGCACACCGGGCCCGCTGACCATGCGCCTGCGCGAGTCCCTCATGGCCGTCCAGTACGGCACCGCTCCCGACCCGCACGACTGGGTCCACAAGATCTGCTGA
- a CDS encoding 3-isopropylmalate dehydrogenase, which yields MRDSHDIRLAVIPGDGIGKEVVDEGLKVLDALGLKAETTTYDLGARRYHATGETLPEETLAELRGYDAILLGAVGDPSVPPGVLERQLLLKLRFELDHYVNLRPVKLYAGVDTPLAGSPEIDMIVVREGTEGPYTGAGGVMRRGTAQEIATQESFNTAFGVERVVRYAFEKAVTRPRRKLTLVHKTNVLTYAGDLWSRVVERVSTEYPEVATDYCHVDAASMFFVTQPERFDVVVTDNLFGDILTDIGAAIAGGIGLAASGNINPAQAGTSSWAPSMFEPVHGSAPDIAGQGKADPTATVLSVAMLLDHLGLTGEAARVEKAVADDLAGRQVAGIVRTTREIGDDLAARVSG from the coding sequence ATGCGGGATTCCCACGACATCCGCCTCGCGGTCATTCCGGGAGACGGCATCGGCAAGGAAGTGGTCGACGAGGGCCTCAAGGTGCTCGACGCGCTCGGCCTCAAGGCCGAGACCACGACGTACGACCTCGGCGCCAGGCGCTACCACGCGACCGGTGAGACCCTTCCCGAGGAGACCCTCGCCGAGCTGCGTGGCTACGACGCCATCCTCCTCGGCGCGGTCGGCGACCCGAGCGTGCCGCCAGGCGTGCTGGAGCGTCAGCTGCTGCTCAAGCTGCGCTTCGAGCTCGACCATTACGTGAACCTCCGGCCCGTCAAGCTCTACGCCGGGGTGGACACCCCGCTCGCGGGCTCCCCGGAGATCGACATGATCGTCGTCCGCGAGGGCACCGAAGGGCCGTACACGGGGGCCGGTGGCGTGATGCGCCGCGGCACCGCGCAGGAGATCGCCACGCAGGAGAGCTTCAACACCGCGTTCGGAGTCGAGCGGGTCGTCCGCTACGCCTTCGAGAAGGCCGTCACCCGGCCGCGCCGCAAGCTGACCCTCGTGCACAAGACCAACGTGCTCACCTACGCCGGCGACCTGTGGTCCCGCGTCGTCGAGCGGGTCTCCACCGAGTACCCCGAGGTCGCCACCGACTACTGCCACGTCGACGCCGCCTCGATGTTCTTCGTCACCCAGCCCGAGCGGTTCGACGTCGTCGTCACCGACAACCTGTTCGGCGACATCCTCACCGACATCGGCGCCGCCATCGCCGGCGGCATCGGCCTGGCCGCCAGCGGCAACATCAACCCCGCGCAGGCCGGCACCTCCTCGTGGGCCCCGAGCATGTTCGAACCCGTGCACGGCAGCGCACCCGACATCGCGGGCCAGGGCAAGGCCGACCCCACGGCCACCGTCCTGTCCGTCGCCATGCTGCTCGACCACCTCGGCCTGACCGGCGAGGCCGCTCGCGTCGAGAAGGCCGTGGCCGACGACCTCGCGGGCCGGCAGGTCGCCGGCATCGTCCGCACCACGCGTGAGATCGGCGACGACCTCGCCGCACGAGTATCCGGCTAG
- the serA gene encoding phosphoglycerate dehydrogenase → MNKPVVLVAEELSEAGLALLGTDFEVRHTDGADRSKFLPALAGVDALIVRSATQVDSEALSHAPSLRVVARAGVGLDNVDVEAATKAGVMVVNAPTSNITSAAEHTVALILASARNVAQGHAALKNGEWKRSKYTGVELDAKVVGILGLGRIGQLVAQRLAPFGVELIAYDPYLQPARAAQMGVRLASLEDVLRQADFITVHLPKSKETLGLIGDRELHLVKPSVRIVNVARGGIVDESALYAAIKEGRVAGAGIDVFAKEPCTDSPLFELDSVVVTPHLGASTHEAQEKAGTQVARSVKLALAGEFVPDAVNVQGGAVAEDVKPGLPLAEKLGRVFTALAGEVATRLDVEVRGEIASQDVRVIELAALKGVFTDVVEDSVTYVNAPLLAKDRGVTVELVTSDESPDWRNVVTVRGVLADGRTVSVSGTLSGPRQITKIVEVNGFQMEIEPTDHLAFFDYTDRPGIVGIVGRILGERQVNIASMQVARDAKGGKALIALTVDSAIPSEVADQIAQEIGADGGRTVDLGD, encoded by the coding sequence GTGAACAAGCCCGTCGTCCTGGTCGCAGAAGAGCTGTCCGAGGCAGGGCTCGCCCTGCTCGGGACGGACTTCGAGGTCCGTCACACCGACGGCGCCGACCGGTCCAAGTTCCTGCCCGCTCTCGCCGGGGTGGACGCGCTCATCGTGCGCAGCGCCACCCAGGTGGACTCCGAGGCGCTGTCCCACGCGCCGAGCCTGCGCGTCGTCGCCAGAGCCGGGGTCGGCCTGGACAACGTGGACGTCGAGGCGGCCACCAAGGCCGGTGTGATGGTCGTCAACGCGCCGACGTCCAACATCACCAGCGCCGCCGAGCACACCGTGGCGCTGATCCTCGCCAGCGCGCGCAACGTGGCCCAGGGCCACGCCGCGCTGAAGAACGGTGAGTGGAAGCGGTCCAAGTACACCGGTGTGGAGCTGGACGCCAAGGTCGTCGGCATCCTCGGTCTCGGCCGCATCGGCCAGCTCGTCGCGCAGCGGCTCGCGCCGTTCGGTGTGGAACTCATCGCCTACGACCCCTACCTGCAGCCGGCCCGCGCCGCGCAGATGGGGGTGCGCCTCGCCTCCCTGGAGGACGTGCTGCGCCAGGCCGACTTCATCACCGTCCACCTGCCGAAGTCCAAGGAGACGCTCGGCCTGATCGGCGACCGCGAGCTCCACCTGGTCAAGCCGTCGGTGCGCATCGTCAACGTCGCGCGCGGCGGCATCGTGGACGAGAGCGCGCTGTACGCCGCGATCAAGGAGGGCCGCGTCGCCGGCGCCGGCATCGACGTGTTCGCCAAGGAGCCCTGCACCGACAGCCCGCTGTTCGAGCTGGACAGCGTGGTCGTCACCCCGCACCTCGGCGCCTCCACCCACGAGGCCCAGGAGAAGGCCGGCACGCAGGTCGCGCGCAGCGTCAAGCTGGCCCTGGCCGGCGAGTTCGTGCCGGACGCCGTCAACGTCCAGGGTGGCGCGGTGGCCGAGGACGTCAAGCCGGGCCTGCCGCTGGCCGAGAAGCTCGGCCGGGTGTTCACCGCGCTGGCCGGCGAGGTCGCCACCCGGCTGGACGTCGAGGTGCGCGGCGAGATCGCCTCGCAGGACGTGCGGGTGATCGAGTTGGCCGCGCTCAAGGGTGTGTTCACCGACGTCGTCGAGGACTCGGTGACGTACGTCAACGCGCCGCTGCTCGCCAAGGACCGCGGCGTGACCGTCGAGCTGGTCACCAGCGACGAGAGCCCCGACTGGCGCAACGTCGTCACCGTACGGGGTGTGCTCGCCGACGGCCGCACGGTCTCGGTGTCCGGCACCCTGTCGGGGCCGCGTCAGATCACCAAGATCGTCGAGGTCAACGGCTTCCAGATGGAGATCGAGCCGACCGACCACCTCGCGTTCTTCGACTACACCGACCGGCCCGGCATCGTCGGCATCGTGGGCCGCATCCTTGGCGAGCGCCAGGTGAACATCGCCTCGATGCAGGTGGCCAGGGACGCCAAGGGGGGCAAGGCCCTCATCGCGCTGACCGTCGACTCGGCCATCCCGTCGGAGGTCGCCGACCAGATCGCGCAGGAGATCGGCGCCGACGGCGGCCGCACGGTCGATCTCGGCGACTGA
- a CDS encoding MFS transporter — translation MLPSTATPRPHAVSRGVRLGYGVGSFCTASFTAIPGLLLLFYLTNVLAVPPWLAGVVVFAPKAWDLVLNPLVGRWSDRTTSRWGPRRPWLLAGAAVLPVAFALTFIGPPLKGTGAALFVGLFFLIAATGYALYEVPYKAMPAEMTDDYHERTSLLQWRMVFVAIAVALSGILAPAIAGGTLDGYRSMGLIFAAILFAAMIASFFGTRNAPLTGSVLSEGTLREQIAAARASKPFLWLLGLSSAQTLAAGVMLAGGPYFAAYILGDPGTTSLLFAALVGPMLFTMPLWVWLARRLDKRGAMVLSGALFMGGALAAVLTPLAGAWLAYAAMFVVGLGYAGLTLLQFSMLADVIAHDSLVSGLRRGGVFTGLWTAVESAVSALGALVFGGAIAMGGFISSDPENPVTQPGSAVDAVLLADTIVPAVIIFTGVLMTLKYRLTSAHLDEAAATPRPA, via the coding sequence ATGCTGCCATCCACGGCAACCCCCCGACCGCACGCCGTCTCCCGTGGTGTGCGCCTCGGCTACGGGGTGGGGTCGTTCTGCACGGCGTCCTTCACCGCCATCCCCGGTCTGCTGCTCCTCTTCTACCTGACCAATGTGCTCGCCGTACCCCCGTGGCTGGCGGGTGTCGTGGTCTTCGCGCCGAAGGCGTGGGACCTCGTGCTCAACCCGCTCGTCGGCCGGTGGTCGGACCGCACCACCTCACGGTGGGGCCCCCGGCGTCCCTGGCTGCTGGCCGGCGCGGCCGTGCTGCCGGTCGCCTTCGCGCTGACCTTCATCGGCCCTCCGCTGAAAGGCACAGGCGCCGCGCTGTTCGTCGGCCTGTTCTTCCTGATCGCCGCGACGGGGTACGCGCTGTACGAGGTGCCGTACAAGGCGATGCCGGCCGAGATGACCGACGACTACCACGAGCGCACCTCGCTGCTCCAGTGGCGCATGGTGTTCGTCGCGATCGCCGTGGCGCTGAGCGGCATCCTCGCCCCCGCCATCGCCGGTGGCACGCTGGACGGCTACCGCTCGATGGGGCTGATCTTCGCGGCCATCCTGTTCGCCGCGATGATCGCGTCGTTCTTCGGCACGCGCAACGCGCCGCTGACCGGCAGCGTCCTGTCCGAAGGCACCCTGCGTGAGCAGATCGCCGCCGCGCGGGCCAGCAAGCCGTTCCTGTGGCTGCTCGGCCTGTCGAGCGCGCAGACGCTCGCCGCCGGGGTGATGCTGGCCGGCGGGCCGTACTTCGCGGCGTACATCCTCGGCGACCCCGGCACGACCAGCCTGCTGTTCGCCGCGCTCGTCGGGCCGATGCTGTTCACCATGCCGCTGTGGGTGTGGCTGGCGCGCAGGCTCGACAAGCGCGGCGCGATGGTCCTTTCCGGCGCGCTGTTCATGGGAGGAGCGCTGGCGGCCGTGCTCACCCCCCTCGCCGGCGCGTGGCTCGCGTACGCGGCGATGTTCGTCGTCGGCCTCGGGTACGCCGGGCTGACGCTGCTGCAGTTCTCCATGCTGGCCGACGTGATCGCGCACGACTCACTGGTGAGCGGCCTGCGCAGAGGCGGCGTGTTCACCGGCCTGTGGACGGCGGTGGAGAGCGCGGTGAGCGCGCTCGGCGCGCTGGTGTTCGGCGGCGCGATCGCCATGGGGGGCTTCATCTCCTCCGACCCCGAGAACCCCGTCACGCAGCCCGGCAGCGCGGTGGACGCCGTGCTGCTCGCCGACACGATCGTCCCGGCCGTCATCATCTTCACCGGGGTGCTCATGACGCTGAAGTACCGGCTGACCTCCGCTCACCTGGACGAGGCCGCCGCCACCCCACGGCCCGCCTGA
- a CDS encoding DUF1707 and FHA domain-containing protein: MSSSHPPVRASDGDRDRAINELRDHALDGQISHDTFLGRVDRALRARNRGELTDLMSDLPPRGRWRRRLTDAVASVSDLTTRIETAWRRPRLPRLALPGDNRTRYVVGRGSECDLILSDLTVSRVHAELRRDSEAWLLVDLGSLNGTRLNGWRLVGPARVHAGDEICFGECAFLVCAPQ; encoded by the coding sequence ATGAGCTCGTCGCATCCGCCTGTGCGCGCCTCCGATGGCGACCGTGATCGCGCCATCAACGAGCTCCGTGACCATGCGCTCGACGGTCAGATCTCCCACGACACCTTCCTCGGCCGCGTCGACCGCGCGTTGCGCGCGCGCAACCGAGGCGAGCTGACCGACCTGATGTCGGACCTGCCGCCGCGCGGCAGATGGCGGCGCAGGCTCACCGACGCCGTCGCCTCGGTGTCCGACCTCACCACCCGCATCGAGACGGCCTGGCGCCGTCCCCGCCTCCCCCGCCTCGCGCTCCCCGGCGACAACCGCACGCGGTACGTCGTCGGCCGCGGCTCCGAGTGCGACCTCATCCTCAGCGACCTCACCGTCTCCCGTGTGCACGCCGAGCTGCGCAGGGACAGCGAGGCCTGGCTGCTGGTCGACCTCGGCTCGCTCAACGGCACCCGCCTGAACGGCTGGCGTCTGGTCGGGCCCGCGCGGGTGCACGCCGGCGACGAGATCTGCTTCGGCGAGTGCGCCTTCCTGGTCTGCGCGCCGCAGTAG